Genomic DNA from Salinibacter pepae:
CGTCGGCCGGGAGGTAGGAGGTGAGGTCGAAGCCGTCCGAGTTGTCGAGCACCGAGCAGGCCACCCGTTGGGCGTCACAGGTCAGCCGGATTTTGACCATCGGGGTGCCGTTTCGGAAGCGGGCGTGCTGGTGGAGGTTCGCAATCCACTCGTGGAGCACGAGGCACGTGCAGTGAAGCGTTTCGTCGTCGATTGTGCCGTCTTGCTGAGAGACGGGCCAATCATCAGAGAGGGTACGCACCTCATCGATCGCCCGATCGAGGTCCGTGTACGTCTTCGTAAAGGGGTCCATGGAGCCGGATCTGTGTCCAACAAGGCAGGCCGCCGTTGATGCAGACGCCCAGGGTGGGGCAATCGGCTATCCCGAAAACGCCTCGCGGGCGGCGTCCACGGACGGGAATTGGCGAAAGACCTTGTACGTTCGGGTCAACTGGACGACCACCTGAACCGGCTCCGACACGTCCGCGAAGGCGACCTTCCCGTCGTCCGGCGAGATGGCCCGGTACAGCGAAAAGATGGACCCGAGGCCGGTGGAGTCGAGCACCTCTGTGTCGGAAAAGTCGAGAATAAACTGCCGAACGCCGTCGTCAACGTGCTCCTGGAAGGTTTCCTTGAAGTCGTCTGCGTTCCGAAAGTCTAGGGCTTCCCCAACGTGGATGATGACGGTTTCGGAGGAAGCGGTCTCGGCGTCAAAGCTCATGATGGTGAAACGAGTCGTCTAGACGGAGAGTGGTGAGGAGAAGGTGTGCCGCAGGAACGCAGCGTGGGGCGTAGGGCCCCTCCAAAGCAAAGGGCCAAGTGGGCATGAGAGAACCCCGGGAATGAGAGAACAAAATCAATGCCAATATAACGGATAGGGGCCGGACTGTGAAACGAGGCCCCAGGCGCCGCCATTGCTCCCTTGGGGAAACGCAAAGCCTGCGGGGGATATTGAGGTCTTAGTTTGGATCAATGGACCGACGCAAACACAAAGTCGGTGGAATTTGTGATCCGCGCTGTACAACAAAAAGGTTAAATTGAGAAAAATAGGAAATCGTGACTCGACTGCACTGGGGCCGGCGTTCTGTGTTGGGGCTACTGGTCTGCGTGGCCGTGGGGGGAGGGCTTCTGGCCGGCGGCTGCGAGCACCGAACGCGGCCGGGGGGAACCGACCGGGACAAAACGACGACGGGACCGACGCCCAAACACGTGAGTTGGGATGCCGCGTTCAACATGTCGGAAAACGGACGACCGCGGGCCGTTCTCCGGGCCCGTCGGATGGAGCAGTACCGGACCGACGACAGCACCTACTCGGTCTGGCGTTCGATGGACGACACGACGAAGGTGCGGGTGTACCTTTTCGACGAAGAAGGTGATTCTTCGGCCACCGTCACGGCCGACAGTTTGGTGTTTCAGGACCAGAAGGGCGTGCTGGATGCGTACCGAAACGTGGTCGTGACCACCGAAGATAACAAACGGCTCGAAAGCGAACACCTTACGTGGCACCAGGCCGACCGGACGATCCGCACCCGCCGGTTCGTGCGCATCCGCACGCCCTCGGAGGTGGTTCAGGGGGACGGGCTCGTCGCGGACGAGGATCTTGAAACGTACCAGCTCGGACGGTTTTCGGCGGAGGTGGACGTCGACGAGGACAACGACACGGATGAACAGCAGTGAAGCGCGACGCCCCGGCCCTGCGCAGCATTCCTGCTTTTCGTGGGAATTCCGGTCCGGGCGCCGTGGTGCAGAGCAACTCGTCTTGACAAACCCGATTTCCCGGTGGGAACACTGCCGTCATCTGCATGACTGATCCCTTTGACCATCGGATGTGGCACCTCCTGGGACGCGCCCTGTTGGTGGCGACGGTTGGAATGGCGTGGATGGGAGGTGGAACAGAGGCGTGGGCCCAGGCCGAAGGCGACACGTCCCGGGCGGCCCCGACTGGGGTAGAGCCGGCGGGCTTGGACTCGCTGCCGACAGGGGGGACCGTGCCGCCGCCCACACCGGTGCAGCCAGCACCCGACACCATCGCCCCCCCGCGGGCCTTCGTCAACGCCGACTCGCTGATCCGGAGGGAGCGGCGTGTGCAGGATCTGTACGGGGATGTCTTCGTCCGCCAGGACTCGACGCGATTGCGGTCGGACTACGCCCGGCGGTACCTCTCTCGCAGCGAGCTCCTCTTTACCGACAACGTGGTCATCTACGAACGGGGCGACACCCTCCGGGCCGATACGGTGCGGTACGACCGCGCGACCGAAGTCGGGTACGCCCGCGGCAACGTGCGACTAACGAACGGTGAGGTGAACGTCCGGGCCGACAGCGCGCGATACTTCGCCTCGGAGAAGCGCTCGGTTTTTCCCGACAGCGTCGTGCTCGTTGACGGCGACCGGGTGCTACGGGCCCAGCGGGGCACGTACTGGTCCGACGAAGGCCGGGCGGAGTTTGGGGGGCGCGTGCGGCTCACCGAGCCGGGCACGACGCTTCTCTCGGACTCCCTGACGTACTACCGCGACCGCGATCGGTCTGTGGCCTACGGAAACGTCTTCATCGACCGGCGGGGCGACGACGGGGCGGGCGCCGACACCACGGCGCGGACCTATTTGTTCGGGAATCGGGCGGACAACCGGGAGGCCCGTCGCTACAGCCGGGTGGAGGGCGACGCGCTGCTGGTCCGGGTCCGGATGGACTCAACGGGCGCCCCAAGCGACACCCTGGTGGTAGCGGCCCGTCGCCTGGAGGCCTTCCGCACGGACATGCGTCGTCGGCTCGTGGCGGTGGATTCGGTGCGCATCTGGCAGCCCGACCTTTCCGCCACGGCGGATTCCGCGGTGTACGACCGCGTCGTCGCCACTACTCCCGACAGCGTCGCCGGTCGGCGGCCCCCAATCGACACGATCCGCCCGCCGCCAGACTCTGTGGCCCCACAGGCCGGTTCCGACTCGCTCCGGGCCGCTGCCGCCACAGCCTCCCCGCCCGTTCCCTCTCAAAAACAGGCAACGGCCCCCCCCGATTCGGCCGGCGGTCGGTCCCGACCCGTGCCCGACACGTCGGCGCGTCCTGCCGGGGCGGGCCCCTCCGGCCGCCCTTCTCCTACAGCCCGGCGAGGTGCCCGTGGGGCCCCAGCACCGCCGTCCCGGAGGTGGCCCCCCCCAACGGCACGGGCCGACAGCGCCCTGCCGATCGAGGAAACCCGCCTGTTCCGGGCCCCCACGACGTGGTTTGACGACAGTCAGGTGTGGGGGGACTCCATTCGGGTCCGGGCGCGAAATCGGAGCCCCGACACCGTGTTTGTCCGGGGGGCTGGATTCGCGGCCCAGCGCGATTCGGTGCTGGATCGAATCCAGCAACTGAAGGCCGAGACGATTACCGCATACTTCGACAAAGGCACCCTCCGCCGCATCCGGGCCCGCCCCAATGCCCGGGCCATCCGGTTTCTGGCGGCCGAGAACGATTCCCTGAACGGGGCGGCCCGGACGTCCGGCGACCGCATCGAGCTGCGTTTCGTGGACGGCAGCGTCCGACGGGTGAGCGTCATTGGGGGGACGCAGACCACCTACTACCGGAACAGTGAGAACATCCCGGACCCTTTTCAGCTGGAGGGCTTTCAATGGACGCCAGCACGGCGCCCGATCCGAGGCGAGCTGCTCCGGGACGCCCGGGTGCGTCGGCGGCTCGATCGAGGGCCGGCGCGTCGCGACCGCCCGGTGGCCGGGCCGGTGCCTCCGCCGGGCGCCGAGGGAGCGTGGGCCTTTGGGGCCGACTCGACCGCCCAGACCTGGACCGAACCGCCGTCCCCCACAGACTCCATGCCCGTATACCTCCGGCAGGGAATGGTGCCCGAACGTTCGTCTTCGGACTCTGCGGATCGGGGCCCGGCAGTCCCGCCCGACTCCCTGCGATCCCTCCCGCCGTCAGACACCCTCAGCACAAGGCCCAGTCCCGACTCATGAGCGCCTCGTCCTCCGATGGGTCCTCTGTGGACCGCGACGCCTCCGGCGAGCCGGCGACGCTCGCGGCGCGTCACCTCACGAAGCGATACGACAAGCGGGCCGTGGTCGACGACGTGAGTCTTGAGGTGAAGCAGGGGGAGATCGTGGGCCTCCTCGGCCCGAACGGCGCCGGCAAGACGACAACCTTCCACATGATCGTGGGTATGATTCGTCCCAACGGGGGATCCATCCACCTGGAGGACGACGACATCACGCGACTTCCGATGTACAAGCGGGCCCGACGCGGGGTGGGGTACCTGGCCCAAGAGACTTCCGTCTTTCGGGAGCTTACGGTGGAAGACAATCTGCACGCGGTGTTGGAATTCCAGTCGATGAGCGACGCGGACCGCACCGCCCGCGTGGAGTCGCTCATCGAAGAGTTTGGGTTGGAACGGGTGCGAGACTCGAAGGGATACGAGCTGTCCGGGGGCGAGCGCCGCCGCACCGAGATTGCGCGGGCCCTCTCGACCCGGCCTCGGTTCTTTTTGCTCGACGAGCCGTTCGCGGGCGTCGACCCGATCGCGGTCGAAGACATTCAAAGCATCGTCGCGGGCCTTCAGGAGCGCGGCATCGGGGTGCTCATCACGGACCACAACGTACACGAAACCCTTGCAATCACGGATCGCGCCTATTTACTATATGAGGGGCACATCTTAAAGCACGGCACCGCGGAAGAGCTTGCGGCCGACCCCGAGGTGCGCAAGCGGTATCTCGGCGAGAAATTTTCGCTCGAGCGGTACTAGTCGGTTTGAGCCTCCCTGGTCGGTTTTTTGCAGCGTCCATCCCCGGCCACTGCGGTCGCAAAAAAGCCCGGCTTCGACCCGGCGCGCGTTTGCTTTTCATCTCTGTTGTCACGTCAAGCCAATCGGACGTCTATGTGTGGAATTGTCGGATACATTGGGAGCCAAGAAGCGGAGGAGCTCCTGCTCACGGGCCTCAAGCGCCTCGAATACCGCGGGTACGATTCGGCCGGACTCGCGACGGTCGACGACGCGGCCCTGCACGTTCAAAAACAAGAAGGAAAGGTCGACGATCTCCGGAGCAGCCTGAACGGGGCGTCCGTGGCCGGAACGACCGGCATCGGGCATACCCGCTGGGCGACCCACGGGGCCCCGAATGACGTCAACGCCCACCCCCACGTCAGCTCCGACGGGGCCTTCGCCCTGGTACACAACGGGATTATCGAA
This window encodes:
- a CDS encoding ATP-binding protein: MDPFTKTYTDLDRAIDEVRTLSDDWPVSQQDGTIDDETLHCTCLVLHEWIANLHQHARFRNGTPMVKIRLTCDAQRVACSVLDNSDGFDLTSYLPADDEDPEAFPERGMGLRIIKTCTDDLSYSPTEDGLHRFEFIIPSDHDPWLNTLF
- a CDS encoding STAS domain-containing protein, with amino-acid sequence MSFDAETASSETVIIHVGEALDFRNADDFKETFQEHVDDGVRQFILDFSDTEVLDSTGLGSIFSLYRAISPDDGKVAFADVSEPVQVVVQLTRTYKVFRQFPSVDAAREAFSG
- the lptC gene encoding LPS export ABC transporter periplasmic protein LptC; protein product: MGGGLLAGGCEHRTRPGGTDRDKTTTGPTPKHVSWDAAFNMSENGRPRAVLRARRMEQYRTDDSTYSVWRSMDDTTKVRVYLFDEEGDSSATVTADSLVFQDQKGVLDAYRNVVVTTEDNKRLESEHLTWHQADRTIRTRRFVRIRTPSEVVQGDGLVADEDLETYQLGRFSAEVDVDEDNDTDEQQ
- a CDS encoding OstA-like protein, which encodes MTDPFDHRMWHLLGRALLVATVGMAWMGGGTEAWAQAEGDTSRAAPTGVEPAGLDSLPTGGTVPPPTPVQPAPDTIAPPRAFVNADSLIRRERRVQDLYGDVFVRQDSTRLRSDYARRYLSRSELLFTDNVVIYERGDTLRADTVRYDRATEVGYARGNVRLTNGEVNVRADSARYFASEKRSVFPDSVVLVDGDRVLRAQRGTYWSDEGRAEFGGRVRLTEPGTTLLSDSLTYYRDRDRSVAYGNVFIDRRGDDGAGADTTARTYLFGNRADNREARRYSRVEGDALLVRVRMDSTGAPSDTLVVAARRLEAFRTDMRRRLVAVDSVRIWQPDLSATADSAVYDRVVATTPDSVAGRRPPIDTIRPPPDSVAPQAGSDSLRAAAATASPPVPSQKQATAPPDSAGGRSRPVPDTSARPAGAGPSGRPSPTARRGARGAPAPPSRRWPPPTARADSALPIEETRLFRAPTTWFDDSQVWGDSIRVRARNRSPDTVFVRGAGFAAQRDSVLDRIQQLKAETITAYFDKGTLRRIRARPNARAIRFLAAENDSLNGAARTSGDRIELRFVDGSVRRVSVIGGTQTTYYRNSENIPDPFQLEGFQWTPARRPIRGELLRDARVRRRLDRGPARRDRPVAGPVPPPGAEGAWAFGADSTAQTWTEPPSPTDSMPVYLRQGMVPERSSSDSADRGPAVPPDSLRSLPPSDTLSTRPSPDS
- the lptB gene encoding LPS export ABC transporter ATP-binding protein; the encoded protein is MSASSSDGSSVDRDASGEPATLAARHLTKRYDKRAVVDDVSLEVKQGEIVGLLGPNGAGKTTTFHMIVGMIRPNGGSIHLEDDDITRLPMYKRARRGVGYLAQETSVFRELTVEDNLHAVLEFQSMSDADRTARVESLIEEFGLERVRDSKGYELSGGERRRTEIARALSTRPRFFLLDEPFAGVDPIAVEDIQSIVAGLQERGIGVLITDHNVHETLAITDRAYLLYEGHILKHGTAEELAADPEVRKRYLGEKFSLERY